The window TATTTCCAAAATACATCCTGTAGCGTATAAAATCTGCTTGACACTTCAACAATTTGTGTTATAGATTTCATTTAACTTAGTGAAAAACAGGAGGCAAAATGAAAAAATTGATGCTAATGGCTATCGTTCTGACCGCGTTTTCGGCGGCGGCATTTTCGCAGTTGGCTCTTCCTATTCACTTCGGCGTAAAAGCAGGTCTCGCTCTCGCTAATGTTTACGGTGAAGACGTAGGAGACAGCACTAGCGGTTGGAAGCCCGGATTTTACGGCGGAGCTTACGCCAACTACAGTTTCAGTCCCATGATGGCCGTTCAGGGCGAACTTCTCTTCACACAGAAAGGCACCAAGTACGACGAGAACAACGTCTCCGGATCTTCTACTTTGAATTACATCAACATCCCTATTCTTCTCAGGTTAAACGTCCCGAATCTCACATTTGGACTTTCATTTTTAGGCGGAGTCGACATGGGAATTAACGTCGGAGCCACATGGGAGTATGAAGCCAATGGAGTCAGTACAGACGGAGATTACGATGACATAAACACGTTAGATCTCGGAGCGGCTTTAGGAGCCGAGGCTTCATATCAGCAGTTCCTTTTTGAAGTCAGGTATGTTCACGGCTTGACTAATATTCAAAAAGAAATCAACAGCGTACAATGGGAAGCGAAAAATCAGGTCATCTGTGCCGGTGTCGGCTATCAGATAATGTAATTGAAGACTTTTTTAAAAAAGCCGCTTTTCGAAGCGGCTTTTTTTTTATGAGGAAGATGATATCGGAAGATTGTTTGAAAAAAATTTACTGTGAAATTAAATCTGAAATAGAAAAACGGTTCGAAGATTTCAGAAAAATAGGCGCCGGCACCGAAGAGGATGTTTTCAGGGAATTGTGCTTCTGTATTCTGACGCCTCAGTCAAACGCCAAAAACTGCTGGAGAGCTGTTCTTGAACTCGAAAAAAGAGACCTGATCCTGAAAGGAAATTCAAAGGAAATATCGGAAGTGCTGAAACTGAAGACGCGTTTTCACAACTGCAAGGCGGAAAATATTGTGCTGGCGAGACAACTCCTGAAAGAATCCCGATTGAGCGGCATTTTGGAAATCGATGACGACTTTGAGATGAGAATCGAGATCGTAAAACGAGTCAAAGGCATGGGGTTGAAAGAAGCTAGCCATTTCATGAGGAACACGGGAAGAGGGGAAAACTTTGCCATTCTTGACAGACACGTTCTGAGATTTCTTGAGCAATTGAAAGTAATAAATGAAATCCCAAAAAATCTGACTTTGAAAAAGTATTGCGAAATAGAAAAACTATACATAAAATATTCAAAAAAAATATCTGTACCTCCAGCGCACCTCGACATGGTAGTTTGGTATTATTCCACGGGTGAGCTTTTCAAATGATTGGGAAACACTTTGTTTTTGCATTGACAGCTTTTACAATCAAGACGTTCATTTTGAGCGACTGCGTCCCTGCATTGAGCGCTGATGATCCATACGAAAGTTACGACAGCTGGAGACGCTTCAAAGTCGCCGAATTCGCTCTTTGTAAAAATTATTCGAGACTTTCTTTCTTCGAAATATCGACGGGAAGTCTGAAATATAAATTCGGAAAAGGATTGGGATTCGTCGATTTGAACAGAATTGACAACGGCGGAGGAGAAATAAAAGAGGCTTTTACCGTTTCAGTTTTACCTTTTTCCATATACATGGCATTCCCCCTCGGAAAAGTTCCCAGGTCCGATCAAAATGAATCAGGTGAAGGAAGAATAATAGTCGTACCGAAACAGGGATTTTTTCAGTACCCGGCTTGTTTATATGTTAACTCGCGGACAAGTATTTTTTCAATGGCGAGTTTCGACGGTAAAAAAGAATACGCGGTCACTTTCGGTTTGTCCGTCGGTTTTGAAAAATCGCTCTGGTATCAGAGTTTTGCAGCCTGTGAGGCCGGTTTTTACGGATTTCTGTGTCCTGTTACGGACGAAAAAGACTTCGCCGTTTATGCCGGAATATCAGTTGGAATGTTGTCAAACTGGAAGAGAGTTGATATATAAAATCTATGAAAATCTGCATGGCTCAACTTAACACCACGGTGGGGGATTTTTCCGGTAATTTCGAAAAGGCCAGGAAGACTATCGAGACCGCTGTCGAAAAAAAAGCCGACATTGTTGTGTTTTCCGAACTGTTTGTTACGGGATACCCTCCAAAAGATCTTTTGGAGCAAAAATGGTTTATTGACAGAGCTGAAAGATATAACGAAAAATATCACAATTTGTCCAGATGTGCCCCTTCAACTGCGATTGTCGTCGGTTCGGTTCAGAGAAACCCTAAAAGGACTGGAAAAGGTCTTTATAATTCGGCTCTTGTGCTTTTAAACGGGGAAATTATTTTCAGTCAGCCCAAAACACTCCTGCCTTATTATGACATTTTCGACGAAGGCAGATATTTTGATTCATCCGGCGCGTCGGAAACATTTGTTTTCAAAAAAACAAAAATAGGATTGACCATTTGCGAAGACGCTTGGTCGGATCCGGATTTCTGGGGAGGAAATACACCTTACGAAAGAAATCCTGTGGACGAACTGTGTAAAAAGAGCGCGAAGATCATCATAAACATTTCCGCGTCGCCTTTTTCGGTGGGCAAACAAAAAAAAAGAAAGAGTTTGTTCGGTAACATTGCCGAAAAATACGGAGTGTTTCTTGTCTATCTGAATCAGGTTGGAGCGAATGACGAATTGATATTCGACGGAGACAGCTTTGCTCTTTCAGAAAAAGCCAAAACAGTGGTTTCATTGCAGTCTTTCAGAGAAGAGATAGCTGTAATTGATACCGGAGAAACCGGATTTAA is drawn from candidate division WOR-3 bacterium and contains these coding sequences:
- a CDS encoding N-glycosylase/DNA lyase translates to MKKIYCEIKSEIEKRFEDFRKIGAGTEEDVFRELCFCILTPQSNAKNCWRAVLELEKRDLILKGNSKEISEVLKLKTRFHNCKAENIVLARQLLKESRLSGILEIDDDFEMRIEIVKRVKGMGLKEASHFMRNTGRGENFAILDRHVLRFLEQLKVINEIPKNLTLKKYCEIEKLYIKYSKKISVPPAHLDMVVWYYSTGELFK
- a CDS encoding PorT family protein, producing the protein MKKLMLMAIVLTAFSAAAFSQLALPIHFGVKAGLALANVYGEDVGDSTSGWKPGFYGGAYANYSFSPMMAVQGELLFTQKGTKYDENNVSGSSTLNYINIPILLRLNVPNLTFGLSFLGGVDMGINVGATWEYEANGVSTDGDYDDINTLDLGAALGAEASYQQFLFEVRYVHGLTNIQKEINSVQWEAKNQVICAGVGYQIM